In Rhodobacter sp. 24-YEA-8, the following are encoded in one genomic region:
- a CDS encoding dynamin family protein, with protein sequence MKMTDLTALLQEKRAAAGSGSPLRVVICGEVSAGKSTVMNALMRDQMLPDNIGQSARPVLVAGWREIPGIEASGRDGREIRAALPGTPELFHGADFIRLWLDQPHLSGIELIELPMTRAEELTGDQIDLVQSADVMIWVTIGSQAWRLTEKAIVETLGETRPDRSILIVSRGDKLRTDKDRGRLMERMERETAALFGHRFFLFGDRRKIAASAGSEAEWQATGGAPLAALLRGFAGQPARTVYDREPREKPVETRTAPGFEARFVAETEEDPPFVVEVTKADETILADAGSDTEVGARVEVQPDPEPVAPVAKTAPPARPGILQAGLLHEDGAGHTLLAGDAETLAQLADFCRVMLKQLQDARLTAEGGPVSFFSLSTAKRRLLIQVRNGAGAVFMLADAAVMNQGMAQVAIGQLGGDRRVTG encoded by the coding sequence ATGAAAATGACAGATCTGACCGCCCTTTTGCAGGAAAAACGCGCGGCCGCAGGCAGTGGCTCGCCCTTGCGCGTGGTGATCTGCGGTGAAGTCAGCGCCGGAAAATCCACCGTGATGAATGCGCTGATGCGCGACCAGATGCTGCCGGACAATATCGGGCAAAGCGCGCGTCCGGTGCTGGTCGCCGGGTGGCGCGAGATCCCCGGGATCGAGGCCTCCGGGCGCGATGGCCGCGAGATCCGCGCCGCCCTCCCCGGCACGCCAGAGTTGTTTCATGGGGCCGACTTCATCCGTCTCTGGCTCGATCAGCCGCATCTGTCCGGAATCGAGCTGATCGAATTGCCGATGACCAGGGCCGAAGAGCTGACCGGGGATCAGATCGACCTCGTGCAATCGGCCGATGTGATGATCTGGGTCACCATCGGCTCGCAGGCCTGGCGGCTGACGGAAAAGGCAATTGTCGAAACCCTGGGCGAGACCCGGCCCGACCGTTCCATCCTGATCGTGTCGCGTGGCGACAAGCTGCGCACGGATAAGGATCGTGGCCGGCTGATGGAGCGGATGGAGCGCGAGACCGCTGCCCTTTTCGGGCATCGGTTCTTTCTCTTTGGCGACCGCCGCAAAATCGCGGCATCTGCCGGGTCCGAAGCAGAATGGCAGGCAACCGGCGGCGCGCCCCTTGCGGCGCTGCTGCGCGGCTTCGCCGGCCAACCCGCCCGCACCGTCTATGACCGCGAGCCACGCGAGAAGCCGGTGGAAACCCGGACCGCCCCCGGTTTTGAGGCCAGGTTCGTGGCGGAAACTGAGGAAGACCCGCCATTTGTCGTGGAAGTGACGAAAGCTGACGAAACGATCCTTGCCGATGCCGGGTCCGATACGGAGGTCGGGGCCCGGGTTGAGGTTCAGCCAGACCCCGAACCGGTTGCACCAGTTGCCAAAACAGCCCCGCCCGCCCGGCCCGGGATCTTGCAGGCGGGCCTGCTGCATGAAGATGGCGCAGGACATACCCTGCTTGCAGGCGATGCGGAAACCCTGGCACAGCTTGCCGATTTCTGCCGCGTGATGCTGAAGCAGCTGCAAGATGCGCGGCTGACGGCAGAGGGGGGTCCGGTCAGCTTCTTCAGCCTCTCGACCGCAAAACGGCGGCTGCTGATCCAGGTCAGGAACGGCGCCGGCGCGGTCTTTATGCTCGCCGATGCGGCGGTCATGAACCAGGGTATGGCGCAGGTGGCGATCGGCCAGCTTGGCGGCGACAGGCGGGTGACCGGCTGA
- a CDS encoding dynamin family protein — MKIAPQLRQELAFLRDGLDRADHLVDPKTRPNFAPLRNRLEDWTARIAVIGQVKAGKSTFLNALLHQHDFLPSDINPWTSVVTNIRVNIASDPASGARFEFFDEADWQDIIDSGSAIRQLTEDLLPGFDSDLLRRQSEEMRERAQRRLGRHYHALLGSRHDHDYLSADLLKRYVCAGPGSDDGLDREALGRYAALTKSAIIYIRLPEFDVPAIITDTPGVNDPFLLRDELTCRSLDKSDVFIMVLSAHQPLTDIDVALIRILARQDDKDVVIFINRIDELDDYSIQVPRVIADVECRLRAAIPEIDFRIVAGSAWLADLVLRDDEEADHLREAADSDELAQYIRETCGRLPRDRKDRLMFASGLNRLKDTLSATLDSGVGSQQLNQLRGDIRAELNAARFIDNRERDALRVQMESLRSDIARAAARDVGCEISGIRDLRNRLEGLVDAADAQIEQVVSKSWTGLEARLMDAIGDYVDRQKAAFEDRLFGDDRQGDASTTLDFDLLPLQSALEAEVRQCYIGSRSGTDAALQSCVQACRQAIGSKFQDRTSGNPTAEITLEGLPCYSFTSTLTFAKRNLRVGMILDRSWAFWRKPSLNVDKSLGALRMLTTEELRPSVEKILAAYNEAQLERASAGISRIRVMLRMFDAILSENAIRLQQDKTDMERIALTPEGRKAVLQRLQSKIEALEHRLTALAALETGLKRPELGAAA; from the coding sequence GTGAAAATCGCTCCGCAACTGCGGCAGGAGCTCGCCTTTTTGCGCGACGGGCTCGACAGGGCCGACCACCTGGTCGATCCGAAAACCAGGCCGAATTTTGCCCCCTTGCGCAACCGGCTTGAAGACTGGACCGCCCGCATCGCGGTGATCGGTCAGGTCAAGGCCGGGAAATCCACCTTCCTCAACGCCCTTTTGCATCAGCATGATTTCCTGCCCTCTGATATCAATCCCTGGACATCGGTGGTCACCAATATCCGCGTCAATATCGCCTCGGACCCGGCCTCGGGCGCGCGTTTCGAATTCTTCGACGAAGCCGACTGGCAGGACATCATCGACAGCGGCTCTGCCATCCGCCAGCTGACCGAAGACCTGTTGCCGGGCTTTGACAGCGACCTGCTGCGGCGCCAGAGCGAAGAGATGCGCGAACGCGCGCAGCGCCGGCTCGGGCGCCATTACCATGCGTTGCTTGGCAGCAGACATGACCATGACTACCTTTCGGCAGATCTGCTGAAGCGCTATGTCTGCGCGGGCCCGGGAAGCGATGACGGGCTCGACCGAGAAGCGCTTGGCCGCTATGCCGCGCTGACAAAAAGCGCCATTATTTACATACGCTTGCCGGAATTCGACGTGCCGGCCATCATCACGGACACCCCCGGGGTGAATGACCCATTCCTTCTGCGTGACGAGCTGACCTGCCGCAGCCTCGACAAATCCGATGTCTTCATCATGGTGCTTTCGGCGCATCAGCCGCTGACCGATATTGACGTAGCGCTGATCCGGATCCTTGCGCGCCAGGACGACAAGGATGTGGTGATCTTCATAAATCGCATCGACGAGCTCGATGATTACAGCATCCAGGTGCCGCGCGTCATCGCCGATGTCGAATGCCGGCTGCGCGCCGCGATCCCGGAGATCGACTTTCGTATCGTTGCGGGATCGGCCTGGCTTGCCGATCTGGTGCTGCGCGACGACGAAGAGGCCGATCACCTCCGCGAGGCCGCCGACAGCGACGAGCTTGCGCAATATATCCGCGAAACCTGTGGCCGCCTGCCGCGTGACCGCAAAGACCGGCTGATGTTCGCCTCGGGGCTGAACCGGCTGAAAGACACACTCTCGGCCACGCTGGACAGCGGTGTGGGCAGCCAACAGCTCAACCAGTTGCGCGGTGATATCCGGGCCGAGCTGAATGCGGCCCGGTTCATAGATAACCGCGAACGCGACGCTTTGCGGGTGCAGATGGAAAGCCTGCGCAGCGATATCGCCAGAGCTGCGGCCCGTGATGTGGGTTGCGAAATCTCGGGCATCCGAGATCTGCGCAACCGGCTAGAGGGCCTCGTCGACGCTGCGGATGCGCAGATCGAACAGGTGGTGTCGAAATCCTGGACCGGGCTTGAAGCGCGCCTCATGGATGCGATCGGCGATTATGTCGATCGCCAGAAAGCTGCGTTCGAGGACCGGCTTTTCGGTGATGATCGGCAAGGCGATGCCAGTACAACGCTGGATTTCGACCTGCTGCCGCTTCAATCCGCGCTCGAGGCCGAAGTGCGCCAATGCTATATCGGCTCGCGCAGTGGCACGGATGCCGCGCTGCAAAGCTGTGTCCAGGCCTGCCGCCAGGCAATTGGTTCGAAATTCCAGGACCGGACCTCCGGGAATCCGACCGCCGAGATAACGCTGGAAGGTCTGCCCTGCTACAGTTTCACCTCGACCCTGACCTTCGCGAAACGTAACCTGCGCGTCGGCATGATCCTTGACCGCAGCTGGGCCTTCTGGCGCAAACCTTCGCTGAATGTCGACAAATCGCTGGGCGCTTTGCGTATGCTGACCACCGAAGAGCTGCGGCCTTCGGTCGAGAAAATTCTCGCGGCCTATAATGAGGCGCAGCTGGAGCGCGCCAGTGCGGGCATATCGCGGATCCGTGTGATGCTCAGGATGTTCGACGCGATCCTGTCGGAAAACGCGATCCGGCTGCAACAGGACAAGACAGATATGGAACGTATTGCGCTGACCCCCGAAGGCCGGAAGGCCGTCTTGCAGCGCCTGCAAAGCAAAATAGAGGCGCTGGAGCACCGCCTGACCGCGCTTGCCGCGCTGGAAACCGGGCTGAAGCGTCCGGAGCTTGGGGCTGCCGCATGA